A genomic stretch from Chitinophaga agri includes:
- a CDS encoding Tc toxin subunit A-related protein yields MTDPTNLVCRVYGTVTDAQGIPVSNILIRAFDRDLRTEELLGEKLTDDTGKYEIIYDPASFKRAEKRSADLSLKAYDTSGKQLLYEQTVDQIVFNAPREKRVDITIRIRAKRLENEFDIILRTLPPLIENVPLVSLQEDAKTRDITFLSKETAISPRWLQYIVVAHRVQEISRIDAAFFYGLLRKDTLLKLDLAKAFNARVQIDINTDTRSVLYDAALADEKQMDADIRTAIREMIIPERAAGQLREIMAMLGQYRDEARRFEEEERRKRITDTLTNFLMKDKLGEMQQLFDANRQDFTKFLDAISAADFFATAEDKKRGQVNLALGNVFGFNDQIINTVASSQKIDKPSDIRKLAKLNSAGWREVLTKSAGELNVDPALIRVHAAALARKMETAYPTQAFTAQLERAKEKTGPQHDAIVKLLTENEDFDLQRSNIDTFFRDKGIRDIADTAPALKELKSMQRVFKLVPNYSKTTALLSQKVHSAQSIVATGKSRFVQEVGPAAGISEKEATAIYNKASNIQAASMLVAGELRDTITSMDIAALNVNALAAKLKAVSKDFPNLKTLFQLSDMCACEHCRSVYSPAAYLVELLQYLDKRTVRNLDVDPDAPVRIAKDVLFERRPDLGEIDLGCENANTPLPYIDLVCELLEEAIAPDAGITYNGALANGKIPAALQTLLNTNNIPVTDKALVYEPLDPVINPACYLRDEGVVCKLSPVAANQWLVKRLHQTFGSAEELAASPEYVNENAYTILSTQQFAFTLPFDLPHTEAQAYFSRFGINRATLMQDLRKGTTPPDETIAAEILGLTAQQRKLIITADAANQENYWNTGAPNVVDYMKVVDNMLQRTGLTYAALNNLLSLTFINPDNKLFIQHLDTGCDTTKKEIANLDEAALDRIHRFLRLVKLTGWKQELLNEVIMQTKLGNKTLDDSCLITLSKLQTINQTTGIKREELIGFYGEVPHTIIPNATVKPLYQQVFLNKATTGFLDETLLPALVDGSTTLNDHAVSLAACLQLSALDFSHITGAMANIDLTFANISHVFAVARLCRKGKIAVSDYGVYVTLTGLDVFSSPAVTLDFINHINIGKKAPLKPADVQFMLRHEADNLAEREIADEKITALLTALQAGYQQAYNTNKSPYDDLLSADELQEPLKNGLAKLPGFTEEITNNFVKMANNTWISPPDPVAATYISEQLTPFFSTAVITDIQTLQAAIVAAPPANLEMARKAFLEALFTALSAYFFVAEKTELLVTSLASTFKAENELVTAVLSTARLKQPAPGTALLRDILLSDTLIDKITEPPVPPVITPGGFTQLYNAVRLLHKLFPFVKAVKQDPDAIAWLISNSPALGWLEPDSIPYAAAQTPVAYTTWENFAQLLSLLNTLTPVPNPGDAENPLTFFSLITILQDGATTRQQWLDAFALLNGYDREVLDDADLYFGFSNPDLTQYRLVSTWIKLATAMQDLRILGTNATIAKEFIKPALSSTDTSQLRMTLKARYEEDLWLDTLKEIMNTVRPRKRDALVAYLLATTPDVHSPIDLFDYYLVDTQMEAIMPSSRIVQAHGTIQLFVQRCLMGLEPTAAADRNSDSGWNQWKWMKNYRVWEANRKVFLYPENWIEPELLDDKSFLFSEMEEQLLQDEVNEFTTEDALIRYLEKLDEIAFLEVVAEYYQADIYTLHVFARTKTGDPATYYYRRLEQERYWSPWEKVDLDITSNQLLAFVHNNRLCLAWPIFSEIPNPTHQVTIPGVSANESSPKDMKKVERKLKIQLAISQFANKQWQPKRVSRKGILTPDNYTTDSFDYDVYNLLYFEFSQQIMVFHTTTESVQEYHYMDGLFDIAGCKGYPELTSTKPNWFPDFFPDFKDTLLGSDRYIEQNLDTGNAFSVRNAILFFNFFDLLTETPGTFRLSYPHQFTWVDMLALLYQVLMKKLLANFTDLGGRSIKVPLGTLLPYFFEDSKHNYVIVPGFYGMDKDPQIGTPVTIKRTYTDVLKLLEAVIALYNKYVQVIKDNPGMPAADLVAKLVADPDFQAIVAEWKVYTQLKYGEQFRNFYHPLLCMMRKTLYKDGIPALMKRETQLTKTSFNFAEYYKPTALMPGPLPVEDIDFNSDGSYSSYNWELFYHTPMMLATRLSRDQRFEEALVWFHYIFNPTGALEGNPPQKYWVTKPFYQRLSPEYLEQRIDNLLTKIADPGTPEIKELEFAIDQWRTKPFMPHVVARFRPVAYQKATLMKYIENLVQWGDNLFRQDTMESITQATQLYILADKLLGPKPRIIPPAVKVPYETYNQLEPKLDAFGNALLEFENLLPDLSVLPHGGDELPPPPITMSSLYFCVPPNDQMLAWWDVIEDRLFKIRNSQNIDGVERVLALFAPPIDPGMLVRAAAAGLDLSVIIAGLNAPLPNYRFNIMSQKATELIQEVRGLGNALLQALEKKDAEALALLRNELEMKLLKSMLDMKKVQLKEAKQQIEVLHRTKAITEERDAYFTSIERISASEQLNLDKLSEAHDFQMAAQIVQATGAVLGLIPDFGFGGHGFGGSPAVDVTWGGSFLAAAANAATGVLNILSGVACYEANRASILGGFDRRYSDWKLQERLAKLEIKQIEQQIAAAEIRVDITAADIKTQELQIDNNLKTDEFMQEKFTNKDLYQWMIGRISAVYFKAYKLAFDVSKKTERCYQHELGNTDTFLQFGYWDNLKKGLQTADQLFYDLKRMEASYLDVNKREYEVTKHISLSMLDPLALIRLRATGICDFQVPEALFDMDHPGHYFRRIKTVSITLPCIAGPYTSVSAKLSLINNRYRKNTTKAVGFTDDKTAYEEVPGNDDRFVYNIGTIQSIATSSAQNDSGLFELNFRDERYLPFEYTGAVSSWRLELPAGVRLFDYNTIADVIVHLKYTAREGGSTLKTLASNTLQEKLAEIGQELNQTGLHLALNLRYDMPDEWNQLRKNGTVNMQIAKTRLPYFMQAFAAEIDKVTVLARFKNTPAVVSVTIEGASLTLNPKPEWGVFLNETMTIELDTPFLLAATPALMNDMEELVMIIKYQFP; encoded by the coding sequence ATGACAGATCCTACCAACTTGGTTTGCAGGGTATATGGTACCGTAACCGACGCGCAGGGCATTCCTGTTTCCAATATACTGATCCGCGCCTTTGACCGCGATCTACGCACCGAAGAACTACTGGGAGAAAAGCTGACTGACGATACCGGTAAATATGAGATCATCTATGATCCTGCCTCCTTTAAACGGGCCGAAAAACGGTCTGCCGATCTTTCACTGAAAGCATATGATACGTCCGGAAAACAGCTGCTGTACGAACAGACGGTAGACCAGATCGTCTTTAATGCCCCCCGTGAAAAAAGGGTAGACATCACTATACGTATAAGGGCGAAACGACTGGAGAATGAATTTGATATCATCCTGCGGACATTGCCACCACTGATTGAAAACGTTCCGCTTGTCAGCCTGCAGGAAGACGCGAAAACACGTGATATCACCTTCCTTTCAAAAGAAACTGCTATCTCCCCCCGATGGCTGCAATATATCGTTGTAGCGCACCGCGTACAGGAGATCTCCAGGATAGATGCCGCATTCTTTTACGGTCTGCTGCGCAAAGATACCCTACTCAAACTGGACCTGGCTAAAGCATTCAATGCCCGGGTACAGATAGATATCAATACGGATACCAGGTCGGTACTTTATGACGCCGCTCTGGCAGATGAGAAGCAGATGGATGCAGATATCAGAACTGCCATCCGGGAAATGATCATCCCTGAACGCGCAGCCGGACAACTGCGGGAGATCATGGCGATGCTTGGTCAATACCGCGACGAGGCTCGCCGGTTTGAAGAAGAAGAAAGAAGAAAACGGATTACGGATACGCTGACCAATTTCCTGATGAAAGATAAGCTGGGGGAAATGCAGCAGCTCTTCGATGCGAACAGACAGGACTTCACCAAATTCCTTGATGCGATCTCCGCTGCTGACTTCTTTGCCACGGCCGAAGATAAAAAACGGGGCCAGGTAAATCTCGCCCTGGGTAATGTGTTTGGCTTCAATGATCAGATCATCAACACGGTTGCCTCCTCACAGAAAATAGACAAACCATCGGATATCAGGAAGCTTGCAAAGCTGAACAGTGCCGGATGGCGGGAAGTACTGACAAAGTCTGCCGGCGAACTAAACGTAGATCCTGCGCTGATCAGGGTACATGCCGCGGCGCTCGCACGCAAAATGGAGACGGCTTATCCTACACAGGCGTTCACTGCACAACTGGAAAGGGCAAAGGAAAAGACGGGGCCACAGCATGATGCTATCGTAAAATTACTCACGGAGAACGAGGACTTCGATCTGCAACGTTCTAATATAGACACCTTCTTCCGGGATAAAGGCATAAGGGACATCGCTGATACTGCGCCTGCACTGAAAGAGCTGAAATCAATGCAGCGTGTGTTCAAGCTGGTACCAAACTATTCAAAGACCACTGCCCTGCTATCACAAAAGGTGCATTCTGCACAAAGCATCGTGGCTACCGGCAAATCACGTTTCGTACAGGAAGTAGGACCTGCTGCTGGCATTTCCGAGAAGGAAGCCACGGCCATCTACAATAAGGCCAGCAACATACAGGCGGCCTCTATGCTCGTTGCGGGAGAACTCCGGGATACGATCACCAGTATGGATATTGCTGCGCTGAATGTCAACGCACTTGCCGCCAAACTGAAAGCTGTCAGCAAAGACTTTCCAAATCTGAAGACGCTCTTCCAGTTATCCGACATGTGTGCCTGCGAACATTGCCGTTCGGTATACAGCCCTGCCGCTTACCTCGTAGAACTGCTACAGTACCTCGACAAACGAACGGTGAGGAACCTGGACGTGGACCCGGACGCCCCTGTACGTATTGCCAAAGACGTGCTTTTCGAAAGGAGGCCAGACCTGGGTGAGATCGACCTCGGATGCGAAAATGCCAATACGCCACTGCCTTATATAGACCTGGTATGTGAACTGCTGGAAGAAGCAATTGCCCCGGATGCCGGTATCACTTATAACGGTGCACTCGCCAACGGCAAGATACCTGCCGCATTGCAGACTTTACTGAATACGAACAACATCCCTGTCACTGACAAGGCGCTCGTATACGAACCGCTTGATCCCGTGATCAATCCTGCCTGTTACCTTCGGGACGAGGGTGTTGTATGTAAGCTGTCGCCTGTGGCGGCAAACCAGTGGCTGGTAAAAAGGCTGCATCAGACATTCGGATCCGCCGAAGAACTGGCCGCTTCGCCCGAATATGTGAATGAGAATGCCTACACTATACTAAGCACACAGCAATTTGCGTTCACACTTCCCTTTGACCTGCCACATACTGAAGCACAGGCTTACTTCTCCCGCTTCGGTATCAACAGGGCCACCCTGATGCAGGACCTGCGGAAAGGCACTACTCCTCCTGATGAGACTATTGCCGCTGAAATACTGGGACTGACAGCACAGCAACGGAAGCTGATCATCACTGCCGATGCCGCCAATCAGGAAAACTACTGGAATACCGGCGCCCCTAACGTCGTGGATTATATGAAGGTCGTGGACAATATGCTGCAGAGAACAGGACTGACCTATGCTGCATTGAACAACCTCTTGTCACTGACGTTCATCAACCCTGACAATAAACTGTTCATACAGCACCTGGACACCGGATGTGATACGACAAAAAAAGAGATTGCCAATCTGGATGAAGCCGCGCTTGACCGTATTCACCGCTTCCTCCGGCTGGTAAAACTTACCGGCTGGAAACAGGAGCTGCTGAACGAAGTGATCATGCAGACAAAGCTGGGCAATAAAACGCTGGATGATTCCTGTCTGATCACCCTTTCAAAACTACAGACCATCAACCAGACCACCGGCATCAAGAGAGAAGAGCTCATTGGTTTTTATGGAGAGGTCCCTCACACCATCATTCCCAATGCGACTGTCAAACCACTTTATCAGCAGGTATTCCTGAACAAAGCCACAACAGGCTTCCTGGATGAAACCCTGCTGCCGGCATTGGTAGATGGCAGTACCACACTAAACGATCATGCGGTGAGCCTCGCTGCCTGTTTGCAGCTCTCTGCACTGGACTTCAGCCATATCACCGGCGCGATGGCCAATATAGACCTGACCTTCGCTAACATCAGTCATGTTTTTGCCGTGGCCCGGCTTTGCAGAAAAGGGAAGATCGCTGTCAGCGACTATGGTGTGTATGTCACACTCACTGGTCTGGATGTATTCAGTAGTCCTGCTGTTACCCTTGACTTTATTAACCACATCAACATCGGCAAAAAAGCGCCACTTAAACCCGCTGATGTACAGTTTATGCTGCGACATGAAGCAGATAACCTGGCTGAACGCGAGATCGCAGATGAGAAGATCACCGCCCTCCTCACAGCGCTACAGGCAGGCTATCAGCAGGCTTATAATACGAACAAGTCCCCCTATGATGATCTGCTCTCCGCCGATGAACTACAGGAACCCCTGAAAAATGGACTGGCTAAACTGCCCGGCTTCACGGAAGAGATCACCAATAACTTCGTGAAGATGGCAAATAATACCTGGATCTCTCCACCTGACCCGGTAGCTGCTACCTATATCAGTGAGCAATTAACCCCTTTCTTCTCCACGGCCGTTATAACCGATATACAGACTTTACAGGCCGCCATCGTTGCCGCACCACCAGCTAACCTGGAAATGGCCCGTAAGGCATTTCTGGAGGCGCTTTTCACTGCCTTATCTGCCTACTTCTTTGTAGCTGAAAAGACGGAACTACTAGTCACCTCACTTGCCAGTACCTTCAAAGCGGAAAATGAACTGGTCACCGCCGTACTAAGTACTGCCAGACTGAAACAGCCTGCACCTGGTACCGCCCTGTTGCGGGATATTCTCTTGTCAGACACGCTGATTGACAAGATCACCGAACCGCCGGTACCGCCAGTGATCACACCTGGTGGCTTTACCCAGCTGTACAATGCCGTACGGCTATTACACAAACTCTTCCCCTTTGTAAAAGCAGTGAAGCAAGACCCGGATGCTATTGCATGGCTGATCAGCAACAGTCCCGCTCTCGGATGGCTGGAACCTGACAGTATTCCCTATGCAGCAGCCCAGACACCGGTTGCCTACACTACCTGGGAAAATTTTGCACAACTCCTCTCTTTATTGAATACCCTTACGCCGGTACCCAATCCGGGAGATGCGGAAAATCCGCTGACTTTCTTTTCCCTTATCACTATTTTACAGGATGGTGCTACCACGCGCCAGCAATGGCTGGACGCATTTGCCCTGCTCAATGGTTATGACCGGGAAGTACTGGATGACGCTGACCTGTACTTCGGCTTCTCTAATCCTGACCTGACACAATACCGCTTGGTATCCACCTGGATAAAACTGGCCACTGCCATGCAGGACCTGCGCATCCTGGGTACTAATGCCACCATCGCCAAGGAATTCATTAAACCGGCGCTTAGCAGTACGGATACCAGTCAGTTGCGCATGACACTCAAAGCGCGATATGAAGAAGACCTGTGGCTGGACACACTGAAAGAGATCATGAACACGGTACGTCCGCGCAAAAGAGACGCGCTTGTAGCTTATTTGCTGGCCACCACACCAGATGTACACTCACCAATTGACCTGTTTGATTACTACTTAGTGGATACCCAGATGGAAGCCATTATGCCTTCCTCCCGCATTGTACAGGCACACGGCACGATCCAGCTGTTCGTACAACGCTGTCTGATGGGACTTGAACCTACTGCTGCGGCAGACAGGAACAGCGATTCTGGCTGGAACCAGTGGAAATGGATGAAGAACTACCGTGTCTGGGAAGCCAACAGAAAAGTATTCCTGTATCCGGAAAACTGGATAGAGCCCGAACTGCTGGATGACAAGTCCTTCCTCTTCTCCGAAATGGAAGAGCAATTACTACAGGATGAAGTGAACGAGTTCACCACTGAAGATGCCCTTATCCGCTATCTCGAAAAGCTGGATGAGATCGCCTTTCTGGAAGTAGTCGCCGAATACTACCAGGCAGATATCTACACCCTGCACGTTTTTGCACGTACGAAAACCGGAGATCCGGCTACCTATTACTACCGCCGGCTGGAACAGGAACGTTACTGGAGCCCATGGGAAAAAGTAGACCTGGACATCACCAGCAACCAGCTGCTCGCATTCGTACACAATAACCGCCTATGTCTGGCGTGGCCGATCTTCAGTGAAATACCTAATCCTACTCACCAGGTGACCATCCCCGGCGTATCCGCGAATGAAAGCTCACCCAAAGACATGAAAAAGGTAGAGCGCAAACTCAAGATCCAGCTGGCCATCAGCCAGTTCGCCAATAAACAGTGGCAGCCTAAAAGAGTGTCCCGAAAGGGTATTCTGACGCCCGACAACTACACGACGGACAGTTTCGACTATGACGTCTATAACCTCCTGTACTTCGAGTTCTCGCAGCAGATCATGGTCTTCCACACCACCACCGAAAGCGTGCAGGAATATCATTACATGGACGGCTTATTTGACATCGCAGGTTGCAAGGGCTATCCCGAACTGACCAGTACCAAGCCAAACTGGTTCCCTGACTTCTTCCCGGACTTTAAAGACACCCTGCTGGGTTCCGACAGGTATATTGAGCAGAACCTGGATACCGGTAATGCCTTTTCCGTACGCAATGCCATCCTCTTCTTTAACTTCTTTGACCTGCTGACAGAGACCCCGGGTACCTTCCGGCTCAGCTATCCGCATCAGTTTACCTGGGTAGATATGCTGGCACTGCTTTACCAGGTACTGATGAAAAAACTCCTGGCTAACTTCACCGACCTGGGTGGAAGAAGCATCAAAGTGCCACTGGGCACGTTACTGCCTTATTTCTTTGAAGACAGCAAGCATAATTACGTCATCGTGCCCGGCTTCTATGGGATGGATAAAGATCCGCAGATAGGCACACCCGTTACCATCAAACGAACATACACCGATGTACTGAAATTGCTGGAAGCAGTCATCGCGCTGTATAACAAATACGTACAGGTCATCAAGGACAATCCCGGCATGCCGGCGGCCGACCTGGTTGCCAAACTGGTGGCTGACCCCGACTTCCAGGCGATCGTGGCTGAATGGAAGGTTTATACACAATTAAAGTATGGTGAACAGTTCCGTAATTTCTATCATCCGCTGTTATGTATGATGCGGAAAACACTGTACAAAGACGGCATTCCTGCATTGATGAAACGGGAAACGCAGCTGACCAAAACAAGCTTCAACTTCGCTGAATACTATAAACCTACCGCACTGATGCCCGGTCCGCTACCTGTCGAAGACATCGACTTCAATAGCGATGGCAGTTACAGCAGCTATAACTGGGAATTGTTCTATCATACGCCTATGATGCTGGCCACGCGGCTTAGCAGGGACCAGCGCTTTGAAGAAGCCCTGGTTTGGTTCCATTATATCTTTAATCCGACAGGCGCATTAGAAGGCAATCCACCCCAGAAATACTGGGTGACTAAGCCCTTCTATCAACGTCTCTCTCCGGAATACCTGGAGCAACGTATAGACAACCTGCTTACTAAGATCGCTGACCCTGGCACGCCCGAGATCAAAGAGCTGGAGTTTGCCATAGACCAATGGCGTACCAAGCCATTTATGCCGCATGTAGTAGCCCGTTTCAGGCCAGTCGCCTATCAGAAGGCTACATTGATGAAATACATAGAGAATCTTGTGCAGTGGGGAGATAACCTCTTCCGGCAGGACACCATGGAATCAATCACACAGGCGACACAACTATACATCCTGGCCGACAAACTACTCGGGCCTAAGCCCCGCATCATACCGCCGGCTGTGAAGGTGCCTTATGAAACGTACAACCAGCTGGAACCTAAACTGGATGCCTTCGGCAATGCCCTGCTGGAATTTGAGAACCTGCTACCAGATCTCTCCGTCCTGCCACATGGCGGAGATGAATTACCGCCACCGCCGATCACTATGTCCAGTCTGTATTTCTGCGTACCACCCAATGATCAGATGCTGGCCTGGTGGGATGTAATTGAAGACCGGCTCTTCAAGATCCGGAACTCACAGAATATCGACGGCGTAGAACGTGTACTGGCACTCTTTGCACCTCCTATTGATCCGGGTATGCTGGTACGTGCAGCCGCAGCTGGTCTGGACCTCTCCGTCATCATCGCCGGACTAAATGCACCGCTGCCAAACTACCGCTTCAACATCATGTCCCAGAAAGCAACAGAGCTGATACAGGAGGTCCGCGGATTGGGCAATGCACTCTTACAGGCCCTGGAGAAAAAGGATGCAGAAGCACTGGCATTGCTGCGCAATGAACTCGAGATGAAGTTGCTCAAGAGCATGCTGGATATGAAGAAGGTCCAGCTCAAAGAAGCCAAGCAACAAATAGAAGTACTGCACCGCACCAAAGCCATCACTGAAGAACGGGATGCCTACTTTACCTCCATAGAGCGCATCAGTGCCAGCGAACAGCTGAACCTTGATAAGCTCTCCGAAGCACATGACTTCCAGATGGCCGCCCAGATCGTACAGGCCACCGGTGCCGTATTAGGACTGATCCCTGATTTTGGATTCGGCGGACATGGATTCGGTGGTTCTCCTGCTGTGGATGTAACATGGGGGGGCAGCTTCCTGGCTGCTGCAGCCAATGCGGCAACAGGCGTACTGAATATCCTGAGTGGCGTGGCGTGCTACGAGGCCAACAGGGCGTCTATCCTCGGTGGTTTCGACAGGCGTTACAGCGACTGGAAACTACAGGAAAGACTGGCCAAACTGGAAATAAAACAGATCGAACAACAGATCGCCGCTGCTGAGATCAGGGTGGACATAACAGCAGCAGACATCAAGACGCAGGAACTACAGATCGACAACAACCTGAAGACAGATGAGTTCATGCAGGAAAAGTTTACTAATAAAGACCTCTACCAATGGATGATCGGCCGGATCAGTGCCGTGTATTTCAAAGCTTATAAACTAGCCTTTGATGTGTCTAAAAAAACTGAACGCTGCTACCAGCATGAACTGGGCAATACGGATACCTTCCTCCAATTCGGTTACTGGGACAATCTTAAAAAAGGATTGCAGACAGCTGATCAGTTGTTCTATGACCTGAAACGTATGGAAGCCAGCTACCTGGACGTCAACAAACGTGAATACGAGGTCACCAAACACATCTCTCTCTCAATGCTGGATCCCCTGGCCCTTATCAGGTTACGCGCCACCGGGATATGCGACTTCCAGGTGCCGGAAGCGCTCTTTGATATGGACCATCCGGGACACTATTTCCGCCGTATCAAAACAGTCAGTATCACATTGCCCTGCATAGCCGGACCATATACTTCGGTAAGCGCAAAACTATCCCTGATCAATAACAGGTACCGTAAGAACACCACCAAAGCTGTTGGCTTTACTGACGATAAAACGGCCTACGAAGAAGTGCCGGGTAACGACGACCGCTTCGTATACAACATAGGTACGATCCAGTCCATTGCTACCAGTAGTGCCCAGAATGATAGCGGCCTCTTTGAACTGAACTTCCGTGATGAGCGCTACCTGCCTTTCGAATATACAGGCGCCGTTAGCAGCTGGCGACTGGAACTCCCCGCGGGCGTACGGCTGTTTGACTACAACACGATCGCTGACGTGATCGTCCACCTTAAATACACCGCCCGCGAAGGCGGCAGCACTTTAAAAACACTGGCATCAAACACATTACAGGAAAAACTGGCGGAAATAGGTCAGGAACTGAATCAAACCGGCCTGCACCTGGCACTGAACCTCCGGTATGACATGCCGGATGAATGGAATCAGCTGAGAAAGAACGGCACGGTCAATATGCAGATCGCCAAAACAAGGCTCCCCTATTTCATGCAGGCATTTGCAGCCGAAATTGATAAGGTGACAGTACTGGCCAGATTTAAAAACACACCGGCGGTGGTAAGCGTCACCATTGAAGGCGCATCGCTGACACTGAATCCGAAACCGGAGTGGGGCGTTTTCCTCAATGAGACCATGACCATCGAACTGGATACCCCGTTCCTGCTCGCAGCAACCCCAGCGCTCATGAACGATATGGAAGAACTGGTGATGATCATTAAATATCAGTTCCCCTGA
- a CDS encoding 3-oxoacyl-ACP synthase III family protein, giving the protein MTRSKITGTGAHIPARNIANDHFLGNIFFNNDHTAIEQPVEKIIQKFKAITGIEQRRYAPAGIVASDMGTLAAEEAIRNAGIDRESIDLIIVAHNYGDMKSPGDPRDMVPSLASRIKHNLGIKNPECIPYDIIFGCPGWLQALMQAHAAIRSGEAETCLVIGAETLSRVLDASDRDSMIFSDGAGACIIQASITGESGIINTAVRSDTSEELGYIYSAGTNKGDESDTRFIKMNGRKVYEYALKYVPQAMKACFDRSGRNISDLKMIFLHQANDKMDEAIVQRFFELYGITDLPVNVMPMNIAMMGNSSVATIPTLLHQVLNEEIGTFQLSEGDLIMFASVGAGMNINALTYQW; this is encoded by the coding sequence ATGACTCGATCAAAAATAACAGGCACAGGTGCGCATATACCGGCTCGGAATATAGCAAATGATCATTTTTTGGGCAATATCTTCTTTAACAATGATCATACAGCGATTGAACAACCGGTTGAAAAGATCATCCAGAAGTTCAAAGCAATTACCGGCATAGAACAGCGGCGGTATGCTCCTGCAGGGATAGTTGCATCAGACATGGGCACCCTCGCCGCAGAAGAGGCAATACGCAATGCAGGAATAGACCGTGAATCAATAGATCTGATCATTGTTGCCCATAATTACGGAGATATGAAATCGCCGGGAGATCCGCGGGATATGGTCCCTTCTCTTGCCTCCCGGATCAAACATAACCTGGGTATTAAAAATCCGGAGTGTATCCCCTATGATATTATATTCGGTTGTCCTGGATGGCTTCAGGCCCTGATGCAGGCACATGCTGCTATCCGGTCAGGAGAGGCAGAAACCTGCCTTGTTATCGGTGCTGAAACGCTTTCACGGGTACTCGATGCGTCAGACCGTGACAGCATGATATTTTCGGATGGGGCTGGCGCCTGCATTATCCAGGCAAGCATCACTGGGGAGAGCGGGATCATAAATACGGCGGTGAGATCGGATACCAGTGAAGAACTTGGATATATATACTCGGCTGGCACCAATAAAGGGGACGAATCTGATACACGATTTATCAAAATGAATGGCCGGAAAGTGTATGAGTATGCACTGAAGTATGTTCCTCAGGCGATGAAGGCGTGTTTTGACAGGAGCGGGAGAAACATTTCAGACCTCAAAATGATCTTCCTTCATCAGGCCAATGACAAGATGGACGAAGCGATTGTACAAAGATTCTTCGAACTATATGGCATAACAGACCTGCCTGTAAACGTGATGCCCATGAATATCGCGATGATGGGCAACAGTTCTGTAGCGACCATTCCTACATTATTGCATCAGGTGCTCAATGAAGAGATAGGTACTTTTCAGCTGTCCGAAGGGGACTTAATCATGTTCGCGTCCGTTGGTGCAGGAATGAATATCAATGCGCTCACATACCAATGGTGA
- a CDS encoding murein L,D-transpeptidase catalytic domain family protein: protein MKKPVFKKVFKFTLIAGLFSGILFTVAAPTAGNKTRIVRLAENKLDERLAMYTTLKLDSLGLSKEAFAYALAGMEKLGREGKLSNPDVLTIADFSLPSSKKRLFVIDLSKGEVLFNTLVSHGRNSGTALATNFSNAPESFKSSLGFYVTGQTYRGEHGYSLRLEGEEAGINDNAMSRGIVMHSANYVSEQIAKLQGYIGRSLGCPAIPEKVHRQIIEVIKNGTCLFLYSPDKAYMANSKMLLPTDTTVV, encoded by the coding sequence ATGAAGAAACCTGTGTTTAAGAAAGTATTTAAGTTCACACTCATTGCCGGCTTATTTTCCGGAATTCTTTTTACCGTCGCTGCACCAACTGCAGGAAACAAAACAAGGATCGTCCGTCTTGCTGAGAACAAGCTGGATGAAAGACTTGCGATGTATACGACGCTGAAACTGGATTCCCTGGGATTGTCAAAGGAAGCATTTGCCTATGCATTAGCAGGCATGGAAAAACTTGGCAGGGAAGGAAAGTTGTCCAATCCTGATGTGCTTACCATCGCTGATTTCAGTTTACCGTCCAGTAAGAAAAGACTGTTCGTGATCGACCTGAGCAAAGGCGAAGTACTGTTCAACACACTCGTCTCTCACGGAAGGAATTCAGGTACTGCACTCGCAACTAACTTCTCCAATGCGCCTGAAAGCTTCAAAAGCAGCCTGGGCTTCTATGTAACCGGACAGACCTATAGAGGAGAGCACGGTTATTCGCTGAGACTGGAAGGTGAAGAGGCGGGCATTAATGACAACGCGATGAGTCGTGGAATCGTAATGCATAGTGCTAATTATGTAAGCGAACAGATCGCCAAATTACAGGGGTACATTGGCCGCAGCCTTGGTTGCCCTGCTATTCCTGAGAAAGTGCACCGGCAGATCATTGAAGTGATCAAGAACGGTACCTGCCTGTTTTTATACAGTCCGGACAAGGCATACATGGCTAACTCAAAGATGCTGCTGCCGACAGATACAACGGTAGTGTAA